In the Candidatus Rhodoblastus alkanivorans genome, one interval contains:
- a CDS encoding ion channel, with protein sequence MIGIIFNYVELIMWFSVIYFQIALTSSCQFSDHISSASQAFNVSYSTMTTIGYGKYTPNSMLSELISFFQVITAMLMLTLVVGALLALLTRDESSVATSTSTNLENASWSLPIAIFGICLTVSYFFFGITYCDIIQTDVRLPFAAPTVVAP encoded by the coding sequence TTGATCGGCATCATTTTTAATTACGTCGAGCTTATCATGTGGTTTTCAGTTATATATTTTCAAATTGCACTTACGTCGTCGTGCCAATTTAGCGACCATATTTCATCGGCGAGTCAGGCATTTAACGTGAGTTACAGCACAATGACAACAATTGGCTACGGAAAATACACGCCGAATTCAATGCTTTCTGAGCTTATATCATTTTTTCAGGTTATAACTGCCATGCTGATGTTGACATTGGTAGTTGGCGCCCTTCTCGCGTTATTAACGCGCGACGAAAGCTCAGTCGCAACTTCGACGAGCACAAATTTAGAAAACGCATCGTGGTCTCTACCGATAGCTATTTTCGGAATTTGCTTGACCGTATCCTATTTTTTCTTTGGTATAACCTATTGCGATATTATTCAAACTGATGTCCGTCTGCCATTCGCCGCACCAACTGTTGTAGCCCCTTAA
- the obgE gene encoding GTPase ObgE produces MKFLDQAKIYVRSGDGGAGCVSFRREKFIEFGGPDGGDGGRGGDVVAECVAGLNTLIDYRYQQHFKAKTGGHGMGKNRAGGRGADAVLKVPEGTQIFEEDGETQIADLTEVGQRAVICKGGNGGFGNLHFTTSTNRAPRRANPGQEGEERTIILRLKLIADAGLVGLPNAGKSTFLATVSAARPKIADYPFTTLHPNLGVVHVDGKEFVLADIPGLIEGAHEGHGLGDRFLGHVERTGVILHLIDATGEHAGKDYKIVRGELAAYGHGLADKPEIVALSKMDSVDPEALKQQVERLKRAIRSAGPPLEEGEKPRAPQKISSIAGEGVTEVLRAVWRVIEARRQEEAERTPQPAWRP; encoded by the coding sequence ATGAAATTTCTCGATCAGGCGAAGATATACGTGCGCTCGGGCGACGGCGGCGCGGGCTGCGTGTCGTTCCGCCGCGAAAAATTCATTGAATTCGGCGGGCCGGACGGCGGCGACGGCGGCCGCGGCGGCGATGTCGTCGCCGAATGTGTCGCGGGGCTCAACACGCTCATCGACTATCGCTATCAGCAGCATTTCAAGGCCAAGACCGGCGGCCATGGCATGGGCAAGAACCGCGCCGGCGGGCGCGGCGCCGACGCCGTGCTGAAAGTGCCGGAGGGCACCCAGATTTTTGAGGAGGACGGCGAGACCCAGATCGCCGATCTCACCGAGGTCGGCCAGCGCGCGGTGATCTGCAAGGGCGGCAATGGCGGCTTCGGCAATCTCCATTTCACCACCTCGACCAATCGTGCGCCGCGCCGCGCCAATCCGGGGCAGGAGGGCGAGGAGCGCACCATCATCCTGCGCCTGAAGCTGATCGCCGACGCAGGCCTCGTCGGCCTGCCCAACGCCGGGAAATCGACCTTTCTCGCCACCGTCTCGGCGGCCAGGCCGAAAATCGCGGATTATCCCTTCACCACGCTCCATCCCAATCTCGGCGTGGTCCATGTCGATGGCAAGGAATTCGTGCTCGCCGACATTCCCGGCCTGATCGAGGGCGCTCATGAGGGCCATGGCCTCGGCGACCGTTTCCTTGGCCATGTCGAGCGCACCGGCGTGATCCTGCATCTGATCGACGCCACCGGCGAGCATGCCGGCAAGGACTACAAGATCGTGCGCGGCGAGCTTGCGGCCTATGGCCATGGGCTGGCCGACAAGCCGGAAATCGTCGCTTTGTCGAAGATGGATTCGGTCGATCCCGAAGCGCTCAAGCAGCAGGTCGAGCGCCTGAAACGCGCGATCCGCAGCGCCGGACCGCCTTTGGAAGAGGGCGAAAAGCCGCGTGCGCCCCAAAAAATTTCGTCGATCGCGGGCGAGGGCGTGACGGAGGTTCTTCGCGCCGTGTGGCGCGTCATCGAGGCGCGCCGGCAGGAAGAAGCGGAGCGGACGCCGCAGCCGGCATGGCGGCCGTGA
- a CDS encoding MucR family transcriptional regulator: protein MAESNEIELAAVIISAYVSKNAVPPADLPGLIAEVHGALVRISAGADPVVAEAPKPAVPIKKSVFPDFIVCLEDGKKFKSLKRHLSTDHDMTPEQYREKWGLAPDYPMVAPNYAAQRSALAKSMGLGQQRRGKAAVVAEKPSKVARKPA, encoded by the coding sequence GTGGCCGAATCCAACGAGATTGAACTCGCCGCCGTCATTATCTCGGCGTATGTGAGCAAAAATGCCGTTCCTCCGGCTGATCTTCCGGGCCTGATCGCCGAAGTCCATGGCGCTCTTGTTCGTATTTCCGCTGGCGCCGATCCGGTGGTGGCCGAGGCCCCCAAACCAGCGGTTCCGATAAAAAAATCAGTTTTTCCTGATTTCATCGTCTGTTTGGAAGACGGCAAGAAATTCAAATCCTTGAAACGACATCTGAGCACCGATCACGATATGACGCCTGAGCAGTATCGCGAGAAATGGGGCTTGGCGCCTGACTACCCAATGGTGGCGCCGAACTATGCGGCGCAAAGGTCGGCATTGGCGAAGTCCATGGGACTCGGCCAGCAGCGCAGGGGTAAGGCCGCAGTCGTGGCTGAAAAGCCGTCCAAGGTCGCCCGGAAGCCTGCATAA
- a CDS encoding carbamoyltransferase C-terminal domain-containing protein, which produces MRKSGAAQRFTPLRPRLASAGFRAALPLAERFFRHRNIHRSTSAFAAERARELAARLARGETVFLAGVSIGGFHNTGAALIEVTPSGGPRIICNNEEERYSGEKHSNKYPGRSLDALGEILASRGVGPDRIVAWLATYDYPLFVAAGLRSVLEEFPASLNLIFQDHAPSYDGDQLVAGMRVADELASRFGLDGPAPVIGVPHHDTHAYFSYLVSPFAAEQSPVMVAVVDGSGDCASISHYVGESGTLRPMRSNASIFDSLGMFYAVISSTQGGWTTLSSEGRYMGATAYGDMNRATNPYYERLRKIFDLRPDGDVRLNRSLANWPRSLLRDPYAAELADILGPPIPPEQMWNPDAVLRVEDIHHRPNTQERLDKAAATQLVFEDGLFHLVDGFIRTTGSDRLVLTGGAALNAVANMRLLEHFDEAYFRRALGRSTRLHLWVPPTPGDSGATIGAAYAFAATAGVGLGPRLEHAFYCGSAAPRSKIEAVLAGADDLEWVEIGDAAHPAGREAIADLMAFIIARNGVIAIFQGPAETGPRALGHRSILANPCNPRTREMLNERVKYREAIRPLAPMATLAAAIDLFELSDGAADDGYNAYNYMVLTVRAKARALERVPAVIHADGTARVQIVREHTDPVIHSFLKALGRRIGVEVAVNTSFNVGGPIAQTPVQAVETLRRAKGMDGVFMLSAEGPAMLVWLKKSGSEAQGRAGRWLAEWKAESCAAEAGGE; this is translated from the coding sequence ATGCGGAAATCAGGCGCGGCCCAACGTTTCACGCCATTGCGCCCGAGGCTCGCTTCGGCGGGGTTTCGGGCGGCCCTGCCTCTGGCGGAGCGTTTCTTTCGCCACAGGAACATTCACCGTTCGACAAGCGCGTTCGCGGCGGAGCGCGCGCGCGAACTGGCCGCGCGGCTGGCGCGCGGCGAGACGGTTTTTCTGGCCGGCGTCAGCATCGGCGGCTTTCACAATACCGGCGCCGCGCTGATCGAGGTGACGCCTTCAGGCGGTCCGCGCATCATCTGCAACAATGAGGAAGAACGGTATTCGGGAGAAAAGCATTCGAACAAATATCCCGGGCGTTCGCTGGACGCGCTCGGCGAAATCCTGGCGAGCCGCGGCGTCGGCCCCGACAGGATCGTCGCCTGGCTCGCGACCTACGACTACCCTTTGTTCGTCGCCGCAGGCTTGAGATCGGTGCTGGAAGAATTTCCCGCAAGCCTCAATCTCATTTTTCAGGATCACGCCCCATCCTACGACGGCGATCAACTGGTCGCAGGAATGCGCGTCGCCGACGAACTGGCGTCGCGCTTCGGCCTCGACGGCCCCGCGCCGGTCATCGGCGTGCCGCACCATGACACGCACGCCTATTTTTCCTATCTGGTCTCGCCCTTCGCGGCGGAGCAATCGCCCGTGATGGTCGCGGTCGTCGACGGCTCGGGCGATTGCGCCTCGATCTCGCATTATGTCGGCGAGAGCGGCACGCTGCGGCCCATGCGCTCCAACGCCAGCATCTTCGATTCCCTCGGCATGTTCTACGCCGTGATCAGCTCGACTCAGGGCGGCTGGACCACGCTCAGCAGCGAGGGCCGCTATATGGGCGCGACGGCTTATGGCGACATGAACCGCGCGACCAACCCCTATTACGAAAGGCTGCGAAAGATCTTCGATCTCCGGCCAGACGGCGACGTCCGTCTCAACCGCTCGCTGGCCAACTGGCCCCGGAGCCTGCTTCGCGATCCCTACGCCGCGGAGCTGGCCGACATATTAGGGCCGCCGATTCCTCCGGAGCAGATGTGGAATCCCGATGCGGTGCTGCGCGTTGAAGATATTCACCACCGGCCGAACACGCAGGAGAGGCTGGACAAGGCCGCGGCGACCCAATTGGTGTTCGAGGACGGCCTCTTTCATCTTGTCGATGGATTCATCCGCACGACCGGAAGCGACCGTCTCGTGCTCACCGGCGGCGCGGCGCTCAACGCCGTGGCCAATATGCGGCTGCTGGAACATTTCGACGAGGCCTATTTTCGTCGCGCCCTCGGGCGATCGACCAGGCTTCACTTGTGGGTTCCGCCGACGCCGGGCGATTCCGGGGCGACCATCGGCGCAGCCTATGCTTTCGCCGCGACCGCCGGAGTCGGCCTCGGCCCCCGGCTCGAACATGCGTTTTATTGCGGGAGCGCTGCGCCCAGGTCCAAGATAGAGGCGGTCCTCGCAGGCGCCGACGACCTGGAATGGGTCGAAATCGGCGACGCGGCGCACCCGGCCGGACGAGAGGCGATCGCCGACCTCATGGCCTTCATCATCGCCCGGAATGGCGTCATCGCGATTTTCCAGGGGCCGGCGGAAACGGGACCGAGGGCGCTGGGCCACCGCTCGATCCTTGCCAATCCGTGCAATCCGCGCACGCGGGAAATGCTGAACGAGCGCGTCAAATATCGGGAAGCGATCCGGCCGCTCGCCCCGATGGCGACACTCGCGGCGGCGATCGACCTGTTCGAATTATCCGACGGCGCCGCGGACGACGGCTACAACGCCTATAATTACATGGTCCTGACCGTGAGGGCGAAAGCGCGCGCGCTCGAGCGGGTTCCTGCCGTCATCCACGCCGATGGAACCGCCCGGGTCCAGATTGTGCGCGAGCATACCGATCCCGTGATCCATTCGTTTTTGAAGGCGCTGGGGCGGAGGATCGGCGTCGAAGTCGCGGTGAACACGTCCTTCAATGTCGGGGGACCGATCGCGCAGACGCCCGTTCAGGCGGTTGAAACCCTTCGCCGCGCCAAGGGCATGGATGGCGTCTTCATGCTTTCCGCCGAAGGGCCCGCCATGCTCGTCTGGCTGAAAAAATCGGGCTCCGAAGCGCAGGGTCGGGCCGGCCGATGGCTCGCGGAATGGAAGGCCGAGAGTTGCGCTGCTGAGGCGGGCGGCGAATGA
- a CDS encoding IS3 family transposase (programmed frameshift), which yields MTGDNPKSEVLPGRERRRRRTSAEKLAIIAETMEPGMTVSLVARRHGIAPNQLFTWRRLANQGALTATQAEEDVVPASAYRALVDQVRELQRLLGKKSMEAEILKEALEVAVGFKKTDVAVVVAADAQSTGRFAMKAVCETLGVARSNVAARIAGGAAKRMGRPPLPEDDLLCEIKGIIAEQPSWGYARVWADLRRKRRAEGAAPVNRKRVYRVMRAHGLLLQRHAGGGENRRHDGKIAVLRSNLRWCSDGFEIACDNAEKVRVAFALDCCDREALGHVATTAGVKGEDIRDLMVSAVEYRFGPVNRLPSPIEWLTDNGSCYIAGDTKHFAREIGLEPLTTPVESPQSNGMAEAFVRTIKRDYARVSPLPDAETVIRLLPSWFEHYNTRHPHRALGYRSPREFIADRLAAEAGECLSET from the exons ATGACTGGTGACAATCCGAAGAGTGAGGTCCTGCCGGGCCGAGAACGACGGCGTCGGCGCACGTCGGCGGAGAAATTGGCGATCATTGCCGAGACGATGGAGCCGGGCATGACGGTTAGCCTTGTCGCGCGCCGTCACGGCATCGCCCCCAATCAGCTGTTCACCTGGCGGCGGCTGGCGAACCAAGGCGCCCTGACCGCGACGCAGGCCGAGGAGGACGTCGTTCCGGCGTCCGCCTACAGGGCTTTGGTCGACCAGGTGCGCGAACTGCAGCGCCTGCTCGGCAAGAAGTCGATGGAGGCCGAAATCCTCAAAGAGGCGCTTGAAGTCGCCGTAGGCT TCAAAAAAACGGATGTTGCGGTCGTTGTCGCTGCCGACGCTCAATCCACGGGACGGTTCGCGATGAAGGCCGTCTGCGAAACCCTCGGCGTCGCCCGCTCGAATGTCGCCGCGCGCATTGCCGGCGGCGCGGCCAAACGCATGGGCCGACCGCCCCTGCCGGAAGACGATCTGCTCTGCGAGATCAAGGGGATCATCGCCGAACAGCCGTCCTGGGGCTACGCCCGCGTGTGGGCCGACCTGCGCCGCAAAAGACGCGCCGAGGGCGCGGCGCCGGTCAACCGCAAGCGGGTTTATCGGGTGATGAGGGCGCACGGCCTGTTGCTTCAACGTCATGCCGGCGGCGGCGAAAACCGCCGGCATGACGGCAAGATCGCCGTTCTGCGCTCCAACCTGCGTTGGTGTTCCGACGGCTTCGAGATCGCTTGCGACAATGCCGAAAAAGTCCGCGTCGCCTTCGCGCTTGATTGCTGCGACCGGGAAGCCCTCGGCCATGTCGCCACGACGGCGGGCGTCAAGGGCGAGGACATCCGCGACCTGATGGTCAGCGCCGTCGAATATCGCTTTGGCCCGGTCAATCGCCTGCCCAGCCCGATCGAATGGCTGACCGACAACGGGTCTTGCTACATCGCTGGCGACACGAAACATTTTGCCCGCGAAATCGGCCTTGAGCCGCTGACCACGCCGGTCGAAAGCCCCCAATCGAATGGAATGGCCGAAGCCTTCGTCCGCACGATCAAACGCGATTACGCGCGCGTGTCGCCACTGCCGGACGCCGAAACCGTGATCCGCTTGCTGCCGTCGTGGTTCGAGCATTACAACACACGCCATCCGCATCGCGCGCTTGGCTATCGTTCACCCCGCGAGTTCATCGCGGATCGCTTGGCCGCCGAAGCCGGAGAGTGTCTGTCCGAAACTTAA
- a CDS encoding SOS response-associated peptidase, with the protein MCNLYSMTKPQAAVRATFRVTRDLTGNLPSMTGIFPDYPAPIVRVADGDRELTMARWGMPSPVFALKGRTADPGVTNVRNIASPHWRRWLGVECRCIVPFTSFSEYEAGPDGKKVPVWFALDDSRPLAAFAGIWTNWTSVRKAKEGEVTADIFAFLTTEANADIAPIHPKAMPVILTTYEEVDIWLRAPMSEAKALQRPLADGGLQIVSKGARQDSDVES; encoded by the coding sequence ATGTGCAACCTGTATTCAATGACGAAGCCGCAAGCGGCGGTCCGAGCGACATTCCGCGTCACCCGCGACCTGACCGGCAACCTGCCGTCAATGACGGGCATCTTCCCGGACTATCCCGCGCCTATCGTCCGCGTGGCTGACGGCGACCGCGAATTGACGATGGCGCGGTGGGGGATGCCGTCGCCGGTTTTCGCGCTCAAGGGCCGGACGGCCGATCCGGGCGTCACCAACGTCCGGAATATCGCGTCGCCGCACTGGCGTCGATGGCTGGGCGTCGAATGCCGCTGCATCGTGCCCTTCACCTCCTTTTCGGAATATGAGGCTGGCCCCGACGGCAAAAAGGTCCCCGTCTGGTTCGCGCTCGACGATAGCCGCCCGCTGGCAGCCTTCGCGGGAATCTGGACAAACTGGACATCAGTGCGCAAGGCCAAGGAAGGCGAAGTCACCGCTGACATTTTCGCCTTTTTGACCACCGAAGCGAATGCGGACATCGCGCCAATTCATCCGAAGGCCATGCCAGTGATCCTGACCACCTACGAGGAAGTGGATATCTGGCTCAGGGCGCCGATGTCAGAAGCCAAGGCGTTGCAGAGACCGCTTGCGGATGGCGGGCTGCAAATTGTCTCGAAAGGAGCACGGCAGGATTCCGATGTCGAATCGTAA
- the rpmA gene encoding 50S ribosomal protein L27 — MAHKKAGGSSRNGRDSEGRRLGVKKFGGESVVAGNILVRQRGTKWHPGANVGIGKDHTLFALVDGKVLFKTQGARSVITVTPAPAAAAAE; from the coding sequence ATGGCTCACAAGAAAGCAGGCGGTTCGTCCCGCAACGGGCGCGACTCGGAAGGCCGGCGCCTTGGCGTGAAGAAATTCGGCGGAGAGAGCGTGGTCGCCGGCAACATCCTCGTCCGTCAGCGCGGGACCAAATGGCATCCCGGCGCCAATGTCGGCATTGGCAAGGACCATACCTTGTTCGCCCTCGTAGACGGCAAGGTATTGTTCAAGACCCAAGGGGCCCGTTCCGTGATTACGGTAACTCCGGCCCCGGCGGCCGCGGCCGCGGAATAA
- a CDS encoding IS5 family transposase: protein MSEAELALISPLLPPPKRRGRKPTDAQIILNALFYLIRCGCPWRYLPKDFPPFTTVQNRFYAWRDSGVWAQIISVLVMDAREAESREAAPTAVVVDSQSVKTTEAGGPRGFDAGKKVKGRKRHLAVDTIGLPIECQITTADVQDRDALAPLLKAVHRKSPWVKMSFVDGGYQGDEAKRAAFEASRISITVVKRTDKEVKGFTVLPKRWVVERTLGWINRARRLSKDFEATIESALAWLQLALAFLLMRRLARAKASQN, encoded by the coding sequence ATGTCGGAGGCCGAACTGGCGCTGATTTCGCCGCTGTTGCCGCCGCCCAAACGGCGCGGACGCAAGCCGACAGATGCCCAGATCATTCTCAACGCCTTGTTTTATTTGATCCGCTGCGGCTGCCCATGGCGATATCTGCCGAAGGATTTTCCGCCGTTCACGACCGTGCAAAACCGCTTCTACGCGTGGCGCGACAGCGGCGTGTGGGCGCAAATCATCAGCGTTCTCGTGATGGACGCCCGCGAAGCGGAAAGCCGTGAGGCCGCGCCGACGGCTGTCGTCGTCGACAGCCAATCTGTCAAGACGACGGAAGCCGGCGGCCCCCGTGGTTTCGATGCGGGCAAGAAGGTCAAGGGGCGCAAGCGCCATCTCGCCGTCGACACGATCGGTCTGCCCATCGAATGCCAGATCACGACCGCCGACGTGCAGGACCGCGACGCTCTCGCGCCGTTGCTGAAGGCCGTGCATCGCAAGAGCCCGTGGGTGAAAATGTCCTTCGTCGACGGGGGTTATCAGGGTGATGAAGCCAAGCGCGCAGCCTTCGAGGCGAGCCGCATTTCCATCACCGTCGTCAAGCGAACCGATAAAGAGGTGAAAGGATTTACGGTGCTGCCGAAACGCTGGGTCGTCGAAAGGACGCTCGGTTGGATCAATCGCGCGCGCCGTCTGTCAAAAGACTTCGAGGCGACCATCGAATCCGCCCTCGCGTGGCTGCAATTGGCCCTGGCTTTCCTTCTCATGCGAAGGCTGGCGAGGGCAAAAGCCAGTCAGAATTGA
- a CDS encoding GNAT family N-acetyltransferase produces the protein MFPDIARDDVFRLETRRLWLRWPRASDAPAIAALAGDWDVARWTASIPHPYTEDDALRCIIAARACNARGAALRLALTLKTFPRKIVGIVGMDPCEYGLRLGFWLGRPYWGRGLMGEALEAVTDALFRITEAEKVSALVLAENTAARAMLEKCGFAVTDCLDGGPGRHGDSPTLGMVLPRNEWHAPRRATGLQPALAFGRGLS, from the coding sequence ATGTTTCCCGATATCGCCCGTGACGACGTCTTCCGATTGGAAACCCGGCGGCTGTGGCTGCGCTGGCCGCGCGCATCGGACGCGCCAGCCATCGCCGCATTGGCGGGAGACTGGGATGTCGCCCGCTGGACCGCCTCCATCCCGCATCCCTATACCGAGGATGACGCCCTGCGCTGCATCATCGCGGCGCGAGCCTGCAATGCGCGCGGCGCGGCGCTGCGCCTGGCGCTGACCCTGAAAACCTTTCCGCGCAAGATCGTCGGCATCGTCGGGATGGATCCATGCGAATATGGTCTGCGGCTCGGCTTCTGGCTGGGCCGGCCCTATTGGGGGCGCGGCCTGATGGGCGAGGCTTTGGAGGCTGTGACCGACGCCTTGTTCCGAATCACCGAGGCGGAGAAAGTGTCGGCGCTGGTCCTTGCCGAAAACACCGCCGCCCGGGCCATGCTCGAAAAATGCGGCTTTGCCGTAACGGATTGTCTTGATGGCGGACCAGGCCGGCACGGCGACAGCCCGACGCTGGGAATGGTCCTGCCGCGTAACGAATGGCATGCGCCCCGCCGCGCGACCGGCTTGCAGCCCGCGCTCGCCTTCGGTAGAGGCTTGTCCTAG
- the rplU gene encoding 50S ribosomal protein L21, whose product MFAVIKTGGKQYRVAADEQITVMSLAGAAGEAVTFSDVLMVEKDGAAQIGAPFVAGASVKGEIVEQARGPKVISFKKRRRKNSKRKRGHRQDLTIVRITEVVA is encoded by the coding sequence ATGTTCGCAGTCATCAAAACCGGCGGCAAGCAATATCGCGTCGCCGCCGATGAGCAGATCACCGTCATGTCGCTTGCCGGCGCAGCCGGCGAGGCCGTGACCTTTTCCGACGTCCTGATGGTCGAGAAGGACGGCGCCGCCCAGATCGGCGCGCCTTTCGTCGCCGGCGCCTCCGTCAAGGGCGAGATCGTCGAGCAGGCCCGCGGCCCGAAGGTCATTTCCTTCAAGAAGCGCCGCCGCAAGAATTCCAAGCGCAAGCGCGGCCACCGTCAGGACCTGACGATCGTGCGCATCACCGAAGTCGTCGCCTGA
- the proB gene encoding glutamate 5-kinase, which yields MDLPRLDQFKRIVVKVGSSLLVDRARGVVKREWLEGLADDLAALHRRGADVLVVSSGAVALGRSVLGLPSGPLKLEDSQASAAVGQIALSRIWAEALAERKIVAGQILVTFGDTEERRRYLNARETLARLMAMRAVPVINENDTVATSEIRYGDNDRLAARVATMASADLLILLSDVAGLYDAPPAQNPLARLIPVVPRISAEIEAMAGGAASELSRGGMTTKIEAGKIATAGGAHMAIADGQKANPVARIAKGEPCTWFLTPSTPVTARKKWIAGSLAPQGVLTIDAGAARAIIAGASLLPAGVRAVEGDFARGDCVIIRNSQGGEIGRGLVGYDAVRAARIIGRNSRDIAAILGTEGRVEMIHRDDMALAGDGSV from the coding sequence ATGGATCTGCCCCGCCTCGACCAATTCAAGCGCATCGTCGTCAAGGTCGGCTCTTCGCTGCTGGTGGATCGCGCGCGCGGCGTGGTGAAGCGCGAATGGCTTGAGGGCCTCGCCGACGACCTCGCCGCCTTGCACCGGCGCGGCGCGGATGTGCTCGTCGTTTCCTCCGGCGCCGTGGCCCTGGGCCGTTCCGTGCTCGGCCTGCCGTCCGGCCCGCTGAAGCTTGAGGATTCGCAGGCCTCCGCCGCGGTCGGCCAGATCGCGCTGTCGCGCATCTGGGCCGAGGCTCTGGCCGAGCGCAAGATCGTGGCGGGCCAGATTCTGGTGACCTTCGGCGACACCGAGGAGCGCCGCCGCTATCTCAACGCCCGCGAGACCTTGGCGCGGCTGATGGCCATGCGCGCCGTGCCGGTGATCAACGAGAACGACACGGTGGCGACCAGCGAAATCCGCTATGGCGACAACGATCGCCTCGCCGCGCGCGTCGCCACCATGGCCTCGGCCGATCTGCTCATCCTGCTGTCGGACGTCGCCGGTCTTTATGACGCGCCGCCCGCGCAAAATCCCCTTGCGCGGCTTATTCCCGTGGTGCCGCGCATTTCCGCCGAGATCGAGGCCATGGCGGGGGGCGCGGCTTCCGAGCTTTCGCGCGGCGGCATGACCACGAAAATCGAGGCGGGCAAGATCGCGACCGCCGGCGGCGCCCATATGGCGATCGCCGACGGCCAGAAAGCCAATCCGGTGGCGCGCATTGCAAAGGGCGAGCCCTGCACCTGGTTTCTCACGCCTTCGACGCCTGTCACCGCGCGAAAAAAATGGATCGCGGGGTCGCTCGCGCCGCAGGGCGTTTTGACCATCGACGCTGGCGCCGCCCGCGCCATCATTGCCGGCGCAAGCCTGTTGCCGGCGGGCGTAAGGGCGGTTGAGGGCGATTTCGCGCGCGGCGATTGCGTGATCATCCGCAACAGCCAGGGCGGCGAGATCGGCCGCGGCCTCGTCGGCTATGACGCCGTTCGCGCGGCGCGGATCATCGGCCGCAACTCCCGCGATATCGCCGCGATCCTCGGGACGGAAGGGCGGGTGGAGATGATCCACCGCGACGACATGGCGCTCGCTGGCGATGGTTCCGTTTAG
- a CDS encoding alpha/beta fold hydrolase has translation MPGQNIAFLLAPGAGAPSSHPRMQMFARLLGRFGSVHPFDYPYMIEGRKSPDRLPHLIEAHRAALHALRQNHAGPIILVGKSMGGRVGCHVALVEKVAAVVCLGYPLCGGGDVSKLRDQVLLELTTPAMFVQGTRDHLCPLQIFEDVRGRMSAPTNIHVVEGGDHSLLVSKTALKARGITQENVDLGVLGAIEDFVRKMA, from the coding sequence ATGCCGGGCCAAAACATTGCCTTCCTGCTCGCTCCCGGCGCCGGGGCGCCATCGTCGCACCCGCGCATGCAGATGTTCGCGCGTCTGTTGGGCAGGTTCGGATCAGTCCACCCGTTCGACTATCCCTATATGATCGAGGGTCGGAAAAGTCCGGACCGCCTGCCGCATCTGATCGAGGCCCATCGCGCCGCTCTCCATGCCTTGCGGCAAAATCACGCCGGGCCGATCATCCTTGTCGGGAAGAGCATGGGTGGGCGCGTCGGTTGTCACGTCGCACTCGTCGAGAAGGTGGCGGCGGTCGTCTGCCTCGGCTACCCGCTATGCGGTGGCGGCGATGTGTCCAAGCTGCGCGATCAGGTGCTGCTCGAACTCACGACTCCCGCGATGTTCGTTCAAGGGACGCGTGACCATCTCTGTCCGCTGCAAATCTTTGAGGACGTGCGTGGGCGCATGTCGGCGCCAACCAACATTCACGTTGTCGAGGGCGGCGACCATTCGCTGCTGGTTTCGAAGACGGCGCTCAAGGCGCGCGGCATCACGCAGGAGAACGTGGACCTCGGCGTTCTTGGCGCCATTGAGGATTTCGTTCGAAAGATGGCCTGA